The genomic segment gtaatgattggcacctataatcccagatacttgggagacagggcaggagaatcacttgaacacgggaggcagaagttgcagtgagctgagattgcactattgcactccagcctgggtcacagcaaaacttcttctcaaaaaaaaaaaaattgctaagatGGTAGCTACTAAGTGTTCTTGACACAAAatataagtatgtgaggtaatgtatatgttaattagcttgacgtagccattccacagtgtatgcatatttaaaaacatcatgttgtacacgtaaatatatatactttctgTCAATTGGAATAATTAATTggccaggtagggtggctcacgcctgtaatcccagcactctgggaggccgccaaggcaagtggatcacttggggtcaggagttcgaaaccagcctggccaatatggcaaaactgtgtctctactaaaaatacaaaaattagtcaggtgcaccgagtaccagctcagccagagagacccccacccaggcggcgctgaaggaaatgagaggcagacacacagatagaacagcaaagtgggtctgTGGGTGGGAGCAGGCAGCAGCCTTCCAaactgagagcctcaggggctgacggtattccaggctgaaggcctcCAGCAGATTCTGATCCACCTATTTATTCTCTCTggacaggtgattattattaacagacaggtgttctgtattttctcataacTCAAAGATATCCCAAGTAGGCAGTTGTTGCCCATTTACCACTGATTACAGACAAACGAAAAGGTATTCTGCAAGAGGGAGCCCTGGGGGCAGAGTCAGATATCTCAAAAGAGTTGTTATAACTGgtgtataatatttatacattgtcctgccactttgAAATGCCCCAAGTGGTTTTCCACTTGGAGTAGGGGGCAgccaggttttccttgccatcgttcttcccagcaaacaatatattctatcatacactcagcattcatCAATGTTCATAGACttaatatttctcaacacaggtgtggtggcacacccctgtaatcccagctacttgggagacagaggcatgagaatcacttgaactcaagaggtggacgttgcagtgagccaagatcttgtcactgcactctagagtgacactctgtctcaaaagaagaaaaaaaaaatagtaataattaattttaaaaaaagaaaaataagcctaTCACTCAGATTTTCTCCCATAAGGCACTTACTTATTTGTAGCCATGTAAAAAAGGCTaaaaagttctaaaaaaaaaaagtgcttggaAGGCAGAGCAGACCTTTGGCAGTTTTATGGTGCTGGGGTGGGGGACAAAAATTATAGTTTAGGCTCTGTCAAGGAGGTTGGGTCTTAAGAAACATCCAAGCCtggctaggctcagtggctcatgcctataatatgagcattttgggaggccaaagtggatggatcacattaaggtcaggagtttgagaccagcctggataacatggtgaaactccatctctatgacaaatcccagctactctggtggctgaggcaggagaattgcttgatccagaagcagaggcggaggttgcagtgagccaaggtcacaccattgaattccagcctgggtgacagagatagtgtctccaaaaaaaaaaaaaatccaagctcTTGGTTAGGCTCTCCAGAGAACTATACTCTTAAAATGAAGACACATCAGAGGTAGACTAAGCTTACAAGACTGTAGGCCAGTATTAAGTCAGTTTAATTTTGAAGTAGATGAGCTGTTGCCAGAACATAGgatgaatccttttttttttttttttgagactgatcttgctttgtcaccaggtgccaggctggagtacagtggcactatctcggctcactgcaacctctgcctcccaggttcaagcaattctcctgcctcagtctccctagtagctgggactacaggtgtgtgccaccacacccagctaatttttgtattttttttttgtagagacagggtttcaccatgttggccaggatggtctcgatctcttgacctcatgatctgtccacctcagcctcccaaagtgctgagattacaggtgtaagccactgcacctggccttttttttaaattggagacagggtctcgctttgctgcccaggctgaagtgcattggcACGCTCATGGCTTATTAcatcctcagcttcccaggcgtaagtgatcctcccaccttggccatccgagtagctggaactacaggtatgtgccaccatgcctagctaatttttgtatttttttagaggtggGTTTTCCCCATGTTCCCCAgggttgtctcaaactcctgtgctcagatgatccacctgcctcagcctcctaaagtgctgggattatagtgttcATAATTCAGTCAGATATTGCTAGGCTTATCTAGAaactaaaccaaaataaaataaaacagattaataGGAAACCTAGATACTGGATATTTTAAACACACGGTGTTTAAAaaactgcaattaaaaaaaatagcaagatgaAGAATTTCATCAGAGAACTGGAATctgtaaaaaaagaatgagtaacTCCGGAACTAAAATGATAATAACTGAACTTAAGAACTCATTAGATTAGGTTAACATTAGATTGGACATAGTTGAAGAGAAGATTAGCATACTGGAATTTAAGTCACTAGAAAATACTCAGCTTGAAGCACAGGGAGATAATAGAATAGAAGATATAGGAAAGAAGCATGAGAGGGTGGGcatggtgctcacacctgtaatcctagcactttgggaggctgaggcaggaggattgcttgagcccagaagttagacACCACCctggcagcatagtgagaccctgtctctacaaaaaattaacaaattaggtgggtgtggtggtgtgcacctgcctTGGCTGCTCATggggcagaaagattgcttgaacccaggaggttgaggctgcagtgagctctgatcacaccattgtaccctggtctaggtgatagagcaagaccctgtctcaccaaaataacaatataaaaaagtTTCAAGCCTATGGAGAGGAGAAATAGAATTCAAAGTGCTTCATCAATTTAAAACAGTGCAAAATAGGAAACAGTAAATGATAATATAAATCCAAAAGTATTGGTgtttaaatgacaatattttgaTGAACAAAAATAAGATTGTCAAATTGgatgtgaaaaaacaaaaccaactatATACTGCTTAGAAGAGATATAGGGGCCAAGCATGCAACTATATACTACTTAGAAGAGATATaggggccaagcatggtggctcatgcctataatcctaacattttgggaggctgaggggcagattgcttgagcctaggagtttgagaccagcctaggcaacacagtgaaatgccatctctgcaacaaaagagagagagagagagaaagagagggaaggaagggagggagggaaagagaaaagaaaaggaaagacaagaaaagaaatagataatttgTATGACCTTTGGgtaggcaaatttttttttcaatggacATAAGAAATCagataaaaatcaaggaaaatacatataaattggGCTACAGTAAAATTGTGACTCTCTCTTCATCAGAAGATgccattggctgggcacagtggcttatgtgtgcaattccagctacttaggaggctgaggtgtaggGGAGgctcccttgaacctaggagttttaggtagcagtgagctgtgatcatgccactgtactccagcctatgtgacaaagtgagactgttaaaaaaaagcCATTTACAGTGAAAAGGCAAAGCACAGattagaagatatttatgcatttttatgacagaatatataaATGACTTGTACAAATTGGTAAGAAAAAGACAATCAGAGACTGGAGCAGATAATTCACAAAAGATAATCAAATaacagctgggtgaggtggctcgcaccataatcacagcactttgggaggttgaggtgggtggatcacctgaagtcagtagttcgagatcagcctagccaacctggtgaaactccatctctactaaaaatacaaaaaaaattagccaggcatatgggtgcatgcctataatcccagctatccaggaggctgaggcaggagaatcacatgaacccagaatgtggaggctgcagtgagctgagatcgtgccactgcattccaacctggacaagagtgagactctgtctcaaaaaaaaaaaaaaaacgacgaGTAGCCACTAAACTTGAAAAAGTGCTTAAccttatttgttattattaacattcaaaccacaggccaggtgcggtggctcaagcctgtaatcccagcactttgggaggctgaggtgggtgaatcacgacgtcaagagatcgagaccatcctggtcaacatggtgaaaccccgtctctactaaaaatacaaaaaaattagctgggcatggtggtgtgtgcctgtaatcccagctactcaggaggctgaggcaggagaattggctgaacctgggaggcggaggttgcggtgagccaagatcgcatcattgcactccatccagcctgggtaacaagagcgaaactctgtctcaaaaaaaaaaaaaaaattaaataaaaaaataaacaaaccacaaTTAAATATTAGTACAAATCCACTAAGAAAGTTAAAACTATTAAGACTGACAACACCAATTGTTGGTGAGGATGTTgagcaacagaaactctcatatactgctggtgggaatgtaagtttaTGTAACTGAAAACTATATGGCAGTATTTATTAGATCTCAACATATTCATACTCTTCATTCAGCAATTTCACTTTCAGGTGTATTTCCAGTAGTAATATATATGCATAACAAAAAACATTTCTAGGAATCTTTATAGCTTCACTATTTATAAAAACCAAAACCTAGtattaacctaaatgtccatcaacagtagaatggataaataaattctgGTATATTTActtaatggaatactatgcagcaatgtGAGTAAATGACTAGTACTATATtcagcaacatagatgaatctcacaAAGAGCacaagaagccagatacaaaagagttattatatgttatttaaaaatataactcatatttgtaaattatatagtTTAGAAACAGGCAGAACTAATCAGTGGTGATACGAATTAGGATAATGGCTGTGTTTTGTTTGTGGGGAGTGATTGGAAGAAAGCCCAAAGGGGACTTCTGGAGTCTTGGTGTTGTTTCTTGGTTTGGGTGGTTTTAAATgtgtgttcactttgtgaaaatgtaGTGAACTGTACATACATGAGTtaagcatttttctttattaatgttttatttcaatgaaaaatTACCTGAAAATGACACCAGCATGTGACAGTCTCCCTCTTCCTTCACTCAAAAGAAATGACTGAGTATATCTTAGGTAATCACAATAATTATTAGGAAATTTGAAAtcttaaatgctttaaaatgtcacagttttaatttaatttaattaatttatttatttgtagagatggggtttcaccatgttggccaggatggtctcgatctcttgaccttgtgatccttccacctcggctcccaaagtgctgggattacaggtgtgagccactgcacccagcccatagtttttattaaaaaaaattttttttagagacagggtctctctgtgtcacccaggctggattgcagtggcatgataatagctcactgagcttctaacttctgggcttaagcaatcctcctaccttggcctcccaaattactgggaatacaggtgtgagccaccattcccagccttgAAAAGATTATTGGTAAACAAGATTAAATGTGGTAAGTGGAGTAAATATTTGTATGagtgaattttggtattttatctgaaagtgaaaaaaagttaaaattataaataaaacttagcCACAGTTACTATTCTCTGTTTTAAAAGGAGCTCTAACTTTGTGAATTTTACCATTATAACATGTAAGCTCTGagctatattaaattttttcaataataacttgaattttaaagaataagtaataaatattctTTGACCTCACAGGCCAACTGTGCAGGAAGATGGAGGAGATGTAATCTACAAAGGCTTTGAAGATGGCATCGTACAGCTGAAACTCCAGGGTTCTTGTACCAGCTGCCCTAGTTCAATCATTACTCTGAAAAATGGAATTCAGAACATGCTGCAGTTTTATATTCCAGAGGTAGAAGGTGTAGAACAGGTATGCCAATATTATATGACAgtgtagattttcttttctttgtagatATAAAGGCTGGAAATAGATGTTAAGGCAAGTATTTGAAAAGAAGTTCATGACTTAGCTTTTTCTTCAAAGGATagattttggctgggcgtggtggctcaagcctgtaatccctgcactttgggaggccgaggcgggtggatcacgaggtcaacagatcaagaccatcctggtctacatggtgaaactccgtctctactaaaaatacaaaaaaaaaaaattagctgggcatggtgacgtgtgcctgtaattccagctactcaggaggctgaggcaggagaattgcctgaacccgggaggcggaggttgcagtgagccgagatcacgccattgcactccagcctgggtaacaagagcaaaactccgtctcaaaaaaaaaaacaaaaacaaaggataGATTTTTgtgttgcaattttttttttttttttttggagacagagtctcagtctgttgcccaggctggagtgcggtggcaggatctcagttcactgcaacctctgcctcccgggttcaagcgattctcctgcctcagcctcctgagtagctgggactataagcgtgtgccaccacacccagctaattttttgtatttttagcaaagacagggtttcactgtgttagccaggatggtctcgatttctggacctcgtgatctgcctacctcagcctcccaaagtgctgggtacaggtgtgagccacctcgcctggctcaTTGTCTTGCATTTTTTATCAGACTTGAAATCTCTTATAGAAGTAACTTTAGTATtatgaatacctactatgtgccaggcatttttaCTAATATTACCTCATTTCATCTTCTAATAAACACAGTCCATTAAGTCATTCCCATTGCACACAATACAACAGAGACTTAAAGTGCATATTGCTGCTCTGATTgcacaaaaattatgaaaaaggtTAAAACGTAACGCagtgttttatagatgagatttAGAAATCTTTAGTGGAAGAACTCTACTACATCATATTTATTcactattttgttgttgttgttgttggtagagacatgggtcttgctatgttgcccaagccggtcttgaattcctggcctcaagcgattctcccaaaatgctgggattaaggaTTAACACAACTGGCTTAATCTATGTATTCTTAAACATGCAAGCAAGAAGCGCATTAAGAACTCATAGTTCGACGCTATACTGAGTAGAATTCTATTGTGCTTTATGTATAGCACAatatcaacatttttttcttgccaaCATACCTACGGAATATAACATAGCACCTTGTCATCAGTGATAGACTCTTactgcagtgattctcaaagagAAGTCATGGCTTTATGGAGAGAGATTAtcaaggagggaagaagggatgtGTGGAAATTAGAAATTTTCAACCTGCAGAAcctcagctaattcttttttttttttttttaaacagagtcttgctctgttgcccagtctgaaatgcagtgatatgatctccactcactgcaacctctgcctcctgggttcaagcaattcccatgcctcagcctcctgagtaggtggaattacaggcatgtgccaccattttttgtatttcgtattttagtagagactgggtttcactatgttgtccaggctggtctggaactcctgagctcaggcaatttgcccacctcggcctcccagagtgctaggattacaggcatgagccacctcaggTAATTCTGTGCGCTAGCTCCATTGGGAATCACTCATCCTTGGGTAGTATTTAAATTCATTGGTTCCACAGTGAGCAGGTCTATACAAACCTATCCCCAAAGTCTGAGGTTGctgagaggctgaagaaagaggctgacGAATCCAGTTggtcagaaagaaacatttaatatggCCTGAGGAACAGAAGCCATTTCTCTGGTGGTTGCAAGATGATGGATCCCCACATTGTTACCCCATAGACTCAGGGCTTATATACCATGAGGAATGGGTACACATGCTTCAGAAGATATGTGTAGGACAATTAAAGTCAACCcctctggaaaaggcaagaatgCTTACTTCCCTAATAGCATAAACAAATTATAGGCTAAGTATGTGTTTAGGATAACACCAAGGTTGTTTTGACCTAAAGGCAGGATTAAGTAGAAATCTTAGAGGCATTGCTAGAACTGAGGTTAGTCAACATGGCAGATTAgcatttaagatggagttgcctTAGCCTCCATACCATCGTTTTTATCCAGTACATGCCATGTCCTCCTTGAAGTCTTTATCAGTCTCCCACTTGGAATTAAGTCCTTCTGTGACAGATCCAAAGCTTCTGTTTTGGCTTTATGTTTATGTGACTTTCTGTATCTGTTTTAGCTTTATGTTTATGTGGAGGCTCCCTAAGAGACTTGAAATCATATCTAAGTCTTTGTATTCCCCTGCAACAACTAACCCTGTGCCTTACAAATGTCCTATACatgctttattattattccaAATTAAGGAACAATTCTGCCTAAAATATTAGTTGGTTGACAAAATTTTTTGGATTGGGTATTGTTAAAATtggatataaaatattaattttttggaaataaataCCAATTTTTACTCAACTGAAAAGATATCCTATGAAAGAATTCTTTTTCTGTTGATTGTCTCAGATCAGAgccagaatctctctctctctctatatatatatatatatattttttttttttgagacgtagtttcactcttgttgcccaggctggagtgcaatggcgtgatctcggctcactgcaacctctacctcccaggttcaaatgattctcctgcctcagcctcctgagtaactgggattacagggtgcgctaccacgcccagctaatttttgtatttttagtagagatgtggtttcaccatgttgaccaggctgctctcgaactcctgacttcaggtgatccacccacctcagccacccaaagtcctggaattacaggtgtgaatcaccacgcccagcctaggttgtttctttctctctctctctctctttctttctgtctgtctttcctttctttctctttctttctttctttttttaacaaaaactcTTAATTTTGTTCCATTATCATTtatatgcctttaaaaaattagttagtTGACAACTTTGGTGGATTGACTGaggaacatttttattcatttgtccaGGGTGGGGTGATGAATTGGCCTTCAGATTATAAACTTGAATTGGCATCTAATTGTAGTAGGTGTGGTAAGGAGAAAAAACATTCTTAGGTTTATGTAACTCTTTCCTTCCCAACAGAGTTAGTCTGTTATCTTAGTAATACCTTAACTCATGGAAAGATAATAGCTGTGGTGACATTTTTCTGAGGTTTAAAATGATCTTTTATCTGAATAAGACCAAAATAATTAGTTCCTAagattgtttttttgttgttgttgttttgtattttgtttttttactttctttagggattcattttaggaaaaataaatatttttataataacagtTTGGTATAGCTTCACAgaatatatttaagtaaataagatggttttgaaaaaaaaagacaaaaagtcaaTTACATTAGTCTTATGGCTAGAGAATACCAGTTAATTATTTATAGTCATTTCTGCCTAGCTGAGACTCTGCTATGGGTAGCCTCTTAAGAGACAAGGAGAAGTGATCAGTGCTTtaattaatttccaaatatttaatttgcttttgtttttatgacaCCAAGTTATGATTCAAACCTTGTTCTTTGGGACGGTTGATAGATTTATTCTTACTGGCTTGCCATGCATTGTTATAGAGTATATCAGGTAAAGAAGTAatataaaaatcaggaaaatagcAAAATCTaatcattttcttaattcttaaattgtctttgttttttggttttaggTTATGGATGATGAATCAGATGAAAAAGAAGCAAACTCACCTTAAAATAATCTGGATTTTCTTTTGGCACAACAGTCAGACTTGTTGATAATATATACAAGTTTTTATTACTAATATGTGGAGGAACTTGAAGAGTAATAAAATATCTTCAGagaatgatatataaatattgcGTGTTTGCTTTACCTCAGATGAGTTATTTATAACCTCTTGAATCATCTTCTGTACACATGGATTTTATcca from the Callithrix jacchus isolate 240 chromosome 14, calJac240_pri, whole genome shotgun sequence genome contains:
- the NFU1 gene encoding NFU1 iron-sulfur cluster scaffold homolog, mitochondrial isoform X8; this encodes MDFFASGLPLVTEETPSGEAGSEEDDEVVAMIKELLDTRIRPTVQEDGGDVIYKGFEDGIVQLKLQGSCTSCPSSIITLKNGIQNMLQFYIPEVEGVEQVMDDESDEKEANSP